In Propionicimonas paludicola, a single window of DNA contains:
- the recD gene encoding exodeoxyribonuclease V subunit alpha, which translates to MIDPATSLRPGLLADVHLAGALSWADVHVAQKLGHLFGESDQRVQLGLALAVRALRAGSTCLELSHAHELSVVTEDEADALVPVELLPPLELWRELLAASPLVTLGPDGLGQRPLRLVGDLLYLERYWQEESVVAEQLRTRRASAPAPVSAELLDAADRELLSERVDADQRLAALAPALASVTVVAGGPGTGKTHTLARLLAVLLRVLPGPVSIALAAPTGKAAMRMQEALAGETADLPADLGAELGRLQATTIHRLLGWVPGGRHRFAHHAGNPLPHDIVVIDETSMVNVTLMARLLEALRPQARLVLVGDPDQLAPVEAGAVLADIVAAPVPDQGPAVPVVRLRRNHRSRAAIATVAEAVRVGDPDQVVELIESGLDGITLAGSAAQTGLRQTVTESGLAMIDAARAGRVADALAAVDQHRLLCAHRSGPFGVALWSRQVEDWLLAAGAGFDPFDTWYPGRPVLVTQNNPELGVFNGDTGVVVAADDGLRVCFGRGGQLHHDVSPFLLDSVQTIHAMTVHKAQGSQFEQVSVILPTPDSPLLTRQLLYTAITRAKSGVTLIGSVESLRHAVVNSAQRASGLAGRL; encoded by the coding sequence ATCCGGCCACCTCGCTTCGCCCGGGCCTGCTCGCCGACGTCCACCTGGCCGGCGCGCTGTCCTGGGCCGACGTCCACGTCGCCCAGAAGCTCGGCCACCTGTTCGGCGAGTCCGACCAGCGCGTCCAGCTCGGCCTGGCCCTGGCGGTGCGGGCGCTGCGGGCCGGCTCGACCTGCCTGGAGCTGAGCCACGCCCACGAGTTGAGTGTGGTCACCGAGGACGAAGCGGACGCCCTGGTGCCGGTGGAGCTGCTGCCGCCGCTGGAGTTGTGGCGCGAGCTGCTGGCAGCCAGTCCGCTGGTCACCCTCGGCCCCGATGGGCTCGGCCAACGTCCGCTGCGCCTGGTGGGCGACCTGCTCTACCTGGAGCGCTACTGGCAGGAGGAGTCGGTGGTGGCCGAGCAGCTTCGCACTCGGCGAGCCAGTGCCCCGGCCCCGGTGAGCGCCGAACTGCTGGACGCGGCCGACCGGGAACTGCTCAGCGAACGGGTCGATGCCGATCAGCGCCTGGCCGCCCTGGCCCCGGCCCTGGCGTCGGTGACCGTGGTCGCCGGCGGACCGGGCACCGGCAAGACCCACACCCTGGCCCGGCTGCTGGCCGTGCTGCTGCGGGTGCTCCCCGGCCCGGTCTCGATCGCCCTGGCCGCCCCGACCGGCAAGGCCGCCATGCGGATGCAGGAGGCGCTGGCCGGCGAGACCGCCGACCTGCCCGCCGATCTCGGCGCCGAACTCGGCCGGCTGCAGGCCACCACCATCCATCGGCTGCTCGGCTGGGTGCCCGGCGGACGGCATCGGTTCGCCCACCACGCCGGCAACCCGTTGCCGCACGACATCGTGGTGATCGACGAGACCTCGATGGTGAACGTCACCTTGATGGCCCGGCTGCTCGAGGCGCTGCGTCCGCAGGCCCGGCTGGTGCTGGTCGGCGATCCGGATCAGCTGGCCCCGGTGGAGGCCGGTGCGGTGCTGGCCGATATCGTCGCCGCTCCGGTCCCAGACCAGGGCCCCGCAGTGCCGGTGGTCCGACTGCGCCGCAACCACCGCTCCCGGGCCGCCATCGCCACCGTGGCCGAGGCCGTCCGGGTCGGCGACCCGGATCAGGTCGTCGAGCTGATCGAGTCGGGCCTGGACGGCATCACCCTGGCCGGCTCGGCCGCCCAGACCGGGCTGCGCCAGACCGTCACCGAGTCGGGCCTGGCCATGATCGACGCCGCCCGCGCCGGACGCGTCGCCGACGCCCTGGCCGCCGTGGATCAGCACCGACTGCTGTGCGCCCACCGCAGCGGACCCTTCGGGGTGGCCCTGTGGTCGCGCCAGGTCGAGGACTGGCTGTTGGCCGCCGGGGCCGGCTTCGACCCCTTCGACACCTGGTACCCCGGACGTCCGGTGCTGGTCACCCAGAACAACCCCGAACTCGGCGTCTTCAACGGCGACACCGGCGTGGTGGTGGCCGCCGACGACGGCCTGCGGGTTTGCTTCGGCCGCGGCGGGCAGCTGCACCACGACGTGTCCCCGTTCCTGCTGGACAGCGTCCAGACCATCCACGCCATGACCGTCCACAAGGCCCAGGGCAGCCAGTTCGAGCAGGTCAGCGTGATCCTGCCGACCCCCGACTCACCGCTGCTCACCCGACAGCTGCTCTACACGGCTATCACCCGAGCCAAGTCCGGAGTGACCCTGATCGGCTCGGTCGAGTCCCTCCGGCACGCCGTGGTCAACAGTGCGCAACGCGCGTCCGGCTTGGCCGGACGGCTCTAG
- a CDS encoding GNAT family N-acetyltransferase, translating into MIENLATERLTLRPWQPDEAAAVLDLYSRWEVMRYLGAHPQVLAGLDQAEAKIAGWLAYPGPLHGVWAIRLDGRPIGTALLKLLPHSGSGEPSEHTEVGWHLHPDFWGHGYATEAADRLLTHAWSHGLSRVLAVTYPQNQASQAVCLRLGMTPLGLTEDYYDVTSSLFEIFAPDSPSGDKSSSSQA; encoded by the coding sequence ATGATCGAGAACCTGGCCACCGAACGGCTGACTCTGCGTCCCTGGCAGCCCGACGAAGCCGCCGCCGTCCTCGACCTGTACTCCCGCTGGGAAGTGATGCGCTACCTGGGTGCCCATCCGCAGGTGCTCGCCGGGTTGGATCAGGCCGAGGCCAAGATCGCCGGCTGGCTGGCCTACCCCGGGCCGCTGCACGGAGTCTGGGCCATCCGGCTGGATGGACGTCCGATCGGTACGGCGCTGCTGAAGCTCCTCCCGCACAGCGGCTCGGGAGAGCCGTCGGAGCACACCGAGGTCGGCTGGCATCTCCATCCCGACTTCTGGGGCCACGGCTATGCCACCGAGGCGGCCGACCGGCTGCTCACCCACGCCTGGTCACACGGCCTGAGCCGGGTGCTCGCGGTCACCTATCCGCAGAACCAGGCCTCGCAGGCGGTCTGCCTGCGGCTCGGCATGACGCCGCTGGGCCTCACTGAGGACTACTACGACGTGACCAGTTCGCTGTTCGAGATCTTCGCCCCGGACAGCCCCTCCGGCGACAAGTCGTCGTCCAGCCAGGCCTGA